In the Nitratiruptor sp. YY09-18 genome, GCTTTGTTAGTATAGAGGTTGATCCAAGACTTGCATACGATGCTTTTGGGACTGTAGAAGAGGCAAAAAGACTTTTAGCAAAAATTGGTAGAGACAATGTGATGATAAAAGTACCTGTGACTCCAGCGGGATGTGAAGCTATTGAGGAGCTTATAAGAGATGGTGTCAATGTCAATGCGACGCTCATTTTTTCGCCAAAGCAAGCAGATGAGTGTCTTGATGCGATGGAGAGAGGCTTCAAAAGTGGTTCACAAAGCCATGCAGTTTTGAGCATTTTTGTAAGCCGCTTTGATAGAAAGCTTGATCCCTATTTAGCGCAAAAGGGACTTCCAGTTGGCCGTGTAGGGATAATGAATGCGGCAAAAATCTACAATATGATCAAAAAACGCAACCTCCCGCATACCAAAGCGCTCTTTGCAAGCACAGGAGTCAAAGGTGGCAACTATCCGTCTCATTACTATATTTCTGAACTTGTAGCTCCAAGAGCGATAAACACAGCTCCAGTTGAGACGATTGAAGCTTTTGTCAAAGAGGGAGACAAAAGGGCTAGGCTGCCTATATCAAATGAAGAGATTGAGAAGTTTTTTATACAGCTCAAAGCTAACGGAATCGATATGAAAAAAGTCTATGATGAACTTTTGCACGAGGGGCTTGATGCGTTCGTGCAAGCTTTTGAAGAGATTTTGAAGGAGCTCTCATGAATCAAAGCTTTAACCCAAGTTCCCACGATTTTCGGATGACCAAAAAGCTTAATCGCTATTTGCAAGAGCTTGTAGATTTGGGTGGAAGCGATTTACATATCAAGGCCAATTCTCCAATATATGCACGTATTAATGGCGATATTGTACCTCTCTCTACAGATACTATTTCTAAAGAGGATGCGCTTCTTTTGGCTAAAGAGCTTTTGCGCAGCCGTTTTAATGAGCTTGCAGAACAAAAAGATGTAGATCTCATCTACTCCTATGATACTAAAAATCGCTTCCGTAGCAACATATTTTTCCAGATAGACGGTGTTTCGGCTGTTTTTCGTGTCATTCCAACTGAGATTAAAACAATAGATGAGCTTGGGTTACCAGAGGCTGTGAAAAAGATAGCAGATCTGCATAGAGGCCTTGTGCTCGTTACTGGTATCACTGGGAGCGGTAAATCAACAACAATGGCAGCAATTTTAGATGAGATCAACCGTAAGCGCAATGCGCACATTATTACTATCGAAGATCCGGTGGAGTTTGTTCATCAAAACAAAAACTCTATCGTCAATCAGCGAAGTCTTGGTCAGGACACTCCCTCATATGCAAGGGCTCTACGGGCAGCTTTGCGTGAAGACCCTGATATTATAGTCATTGGTGAGATGCGTGACCTTGAGACTATCGAAATGGCGCTTCATGCTGCTGAGACTGGACACTTGGTGTTCTCTACACTCCACACACTCGATGCCAAAGAGACTATTAATAGGATAATATCAGTCTTTCCTAGCCAGGAGCAAAACCGTATCCGCATAGTCTTAGCTTCTGTGCTTGAGAGTATCCTTTCACAAAGACTTGTCAAAACAAAAGATGGTGGAAGGGCTGCGGCTTTGGAGATTCTATTTAAAACAGAGCGTATTGCTTCTCTCATTATAGATAAAAGTGATAGTGAAATTAGTGAAGCTATTGAAGGTGGCAAGATCTACGGTATGCAAACCTTTGACCAATCACTTCTCGATCTTTATGATAAAGGAATTATAGATGAAGAAGAGGCATTGGCAAATGCAACATCCAAAGGTGACTTGAAGCTCAAGCTCAAACAGGTGGAAGCTACGAAAAAGAGTGCAGATCTTGTGGGAGAGGATGGCATAATTGATCTTAAGCTTTAAGTGAAAATAAAATTAATTTCGCTATAATAAGCTCCCATTTTTAAAAAAAGGAAGAGAAATGTTAGAAGGCATTGTAAGAGAGAGTACCGGCAAAAAAGCTACAAAAGCTTTGCGACGGGATGGTTATCTTATTGCCAACATTTATGGAAAAGAGTTTCCAAACATAAATGCGGCATTCAAGAAGGGCGATTTCATCAGAGCCGTTCGCCACAAGGAAAAACTCGCTTTTCCAGTGAAAGTAGGTGATAAAGAGTTAGAAGTTGTTGTGCAGGAGTACCAAAAAGATCCTGTAACATACGATCTATTGCATGTAGACTTGATGGTGGCACAACCTGGTGTAGTAACTTACTACATGGTACCTATCAAAACTATTGGAACACCAATTGGTCTCAAAAACAAAGGTGTTTTGATCACTTCAAAAAGAAGAATCAAAGTTAAAGGCGCAATAGAGAATATCCCTGATAGCATTACGCTTGATGTAAGCAATCTCGATGTAGGTGATGCAATTCTCATCAGAGATATCGAACTTCCAGAGGGTGTTGAGCATATGACACCAGAACATGTTGCAGTTGTGGGTGTTGTAAAAGCGAAATAATGTTTCTCATTGTAGGATTGGGTAATCCTGGCAAAAAATATGAGAAAAATAGGCACAATGTAGGATTCATGGTGGTCGATATCCTTATCGACCGCCTCTCTCCTCAGTCCATCTCCAAGCAGACTTTCAAAGGTGAACTTTTTAAAGCTGGAGAAATACTCCTTCTCAAACCAGCTACATATATGAATCTTAGCGGCGAGAGTGTCCAAGCGGTCAAAAACTTCTATAAAATTGATCTAGATCATACTATTGTTATCCATGATGATCTTGATCTCGGTCTTGGTGCAATCCGCATCAAAAAAGGTGGCGGTCACGGTGGTCACAATGGCCTCAAATCAATCGATGCAGCCATAGGAAAAGAGTATATACGTATCCGGTTTGGAATAGGGCGCCCTGAAAGAAAAGAAGAAGTTATTCATTATGTATTGAGTGATTTTTCATCACAAGAATTATCTTGCATTCAAGAACCACTCCAAAAAGCAGCCGATGCAGCTATAGAACTTACACGTAAACCTCTTGAAGTTGTAAGAAGTCAATACTCCCAAAAACCTCCAAGCTGTGACTAAAGAGTTTTTTGCTACAATCTGAAAAATTTTAAAGAGGCGCGATGGCAAAACGCTACTTAGCCAAACTCTATAGCAAATACTTTTTAATTATTCTCAGTGCTTTGGTTTTATTTTTTGTAGGTTTAGACTTTTTACAAGCATTCAAAAAGCTTCCAGATTCAGCAAACCTCCAACTTCTCTACATTTTCTATAGATTTTTGCACGGTATTGATATCCTCTATCCCATATCACTTGTCTTTGCCATGATAGGGCTCAAAGTCATGCTTATTCGCTCCAATGAACTTGTGGCACTCTATGCACTAGGGTACAGTAAGCGTGCGATTTTGGCACCAATGTTTTTGACCTCATTAGTGCTTACTTTCATCTACTTTTTCTTACATCTCACATCTTTTACTTATGCCAATGAGTATGCAGATAATATTCGCAAATACAACTCACTCCAAAGTGCAACCAAAGAGCTCTATTTTAAATACAATAGTAGCTATGTCTATTTTGATAAGCTCTTGCCTTTGGCGCAAGAGGCTTTTGATATTCGTATATTCGAAACCAAAGGGAGGAATCTTCAAAAGATCGTCACTGCCAAAAGAGCAAAATTTACCCAAGATCACTGGCATCTGTTCGGAGCAAAAATTGTGCAAAATTTTGGAGACCACATAGAGGTGCGAAGAAGTGATCTTAATACACTCTATGGCTACAAACCAAAAATCCTCGATAGCGTATATGAAGGCAAAAGCAACATATCCCTTCTTGATGCAATCTATGCGCTTGAACTCTTCTATAAGCAAAAAATCGATACCCAAAAACTCAAAGCTGTGGTCTACTACAATCTCTTTTATCCATTTTTTGCACCACTTCTTATGATCATCATCTTCTATTTTGTTCCTATTACTGCTCGTATAGCTTCACTCAATCTCTTCAGTTTTGGTGCTATTGTATTTACGCTTTTTAGTTGGGGGGTTCTCTATACCCTAGCGAAGATGGCTTTCAATGGTGCACTTAAGCCTGAGGCGGCAATATTGATACCTATTGGAATCCTCTTTATTGTGTCTTTTTATTTTTATAAGAAATTCTAAAAACTTTTGCTAATATTGGGCAAATTTTTCAAGGATGCAGAGTGGATTATAAAGCATTAGTACAAAAATATGATACACCTTTGTATGTGTATAATTTTGACATAGTTGCACAAAATTTTATGCAGATTAAAAATGCTTTCAAGGCGAGAAAATCTCTTATAGCATATGCAGTCAAAGCAAATTCTAATATGAGTCTTTTAAAGCATCTCGCAAATCTTGGAAGTGGAGCAGACTGTGTAAGTATTGGTGAGGTTAAGCGTGCACTTTTGGCTGGTATTCCTCCTTATAAAATCATTTTTAGTGGTGTAGGGAAGCGTGATGATGAGATAGCCGAGGCTTTGGAAAAAGATATTCTTTTTATCAACGTAGAGAGTGAAGCTGAGCTTGGACGCATAGAAGATATAGCAAAATCAATGGGTAAAGTAGCCCGTATAAGTATACGCGTCAATCCCAATATCGATCCAAAGACTCACCCCTATATCTCTACAGGTTTAAGTGAGAATAAGTTTGGTGTAGAAATTGATGTGGCTAAGAAACTCTATCTCCAGGCTAAAAATTCTCCATATCTTCAGCCAGTTGGTATCCATTTTCACATAGGAAGCCAATTGACTGAACTTGAACCTATCAAAGAGGCAAGTGAAAAAGTGGCTGATCTTGTGAGAGCTTTGCAAAAGATAGACATAGATATCAAGTTTTTTGATGTTGGTGGGGGTTTAGGGATTCGCTATCAAGATGAAAAGACGATCGAGCCATACGATTATGCGCAAGCGATTCTTTCGACTTTAAGTGGTACAAATATGACGATTGTATGTGAACCGGGAAGATTTATCGTAGGCAATGCTGGAGTCTTTTTGACAAAAGTACTTTACGAAAAACGGACAAAATCGAAGCGCTTTATAATTGTAGATGGAGCGATGAATGATCTCTTGCGCCCAAGTCTTTACAACGCTTACCATGAAGTGGTGGTAGTTGGCAAAGAGAATGAGAGGGGGAGTAAAGCTGATGTTGTGGGACCGGTATGTGAGAGTGGGGATTTCTTAGCCAAAGAGAGGGAACTTCCTCCAACTGAACACGGTGATATTGTTTTGGTCAAAAGTGCTGGAGCATATGGATTTGTTATGAGCAGCAACTACAATACAAGACCACGGCCAGCTGAAGTCGCTCTTGAAGGTGGCAAAGATAGACTCATACGTGAACGTGAAACATTTGAATATATTATAGAAAAAGAGATAAGGTTCATGGTGTGAAATTTTTTATTGATGTGCAGGGTACTCTCATTGATGATACACACAGACTGCCACTTCCGGGAGCAATTGAGTTTGTTGATGCTCTCAATAAAAAAGCCATTCCTTATGTTATTATTACAAATAATACAAAGCAGTTAGATTTTTTAGAATATCTACGTACTCTAGGATTTGAAATCGATGATCAAAACTATATCGATCCTTTGCAGATTCTCCCTGAGGCTATGCCATACAAAAGAGTTGCCGCATATGGGCTAGATCAATTTTTGCAAACCCTGCAAAAGCTTGGATTTATACTCGAATATAAAGATCCTGAGGCAGTACTTTTAAGTGTGAAGAGAGACTATACTTTTGAAGAGTTTGCTGATATTGATGAATTTTTACTTTTAGGTAAGCCACTCTTTGGTATGCATCAGACTTCCCTCTATGCCAAAGGCGATAGGCGCTATCCAGGAGTTGGAGCATTGGCAGCTATGTTTTCTTTTGCTACAGGAGTACAGCCACAATTTATTGGGAAGCCAAGTGAATATTTTTTCAAAAAGGCTTTGGAAAAGATTGGTGCGAAAAATTTCAAAGAGATTACAATTATCAGTGATGATGTGCAGGGCGACCTCATGGGAGCCGCAAAACTTGGAATGAGGAGTGTTTTTGTTTTAAGTGGCAAATATAAAAGGGCTGAAGAGATACTACCAAAACTTGGATTTACTCCAGACCTTGTGTGTCGCGATATTGCTGAAGCTGGTAAAAAATTAGGAGTGCTGTAATGGAAGATAAATTGCAAGAGTTGCGTAAGCAGATAGATGCTATCGATGATCAACTGCTTGAACTCCTCAACAAGCGGATGGAAGTTGTCAAGGCTGTCGGTGAGCTTAAAAACAGATCAAAAGCACCGATATACCGACCAGAGCGTGAGATTGAAATTCTCAATCGTCTCAAAAAACAAAATAGAGGTCCTCTCAACGATAAAGCGATAGAGGCTATATTTTTGGAGATTTTTGCAGTCTCACGTAATTTGGAAAGACCAGAGCGCGTAGCATACCTTGGACCAGAGGGGAGTTTTACACACCAAGCTGCTGAATCGCGCTTTGGGGCGATGAGCGAGTATCTTCCAGCGCACTCTATAGCAGCAGTTTTTAAGTCAATTGAAGCAGAGAGAGCAAAGTATGGAGTGGTGCCTATCGAAAACTCCATTGATGGGGTTGTAGGAGAGACACTCGATCTTCTTGGCAAAAGTGAGCTTAAAATCGTAGCAGAAGTTTATATGCCGATCCACCACTCTTTTGCATCGCTTGAAGAGGATATTAAAAATATCAAAAAGATCTATTCCAAAGATATTGCATTTGGACAGTGTAGAAAATTTTTGCAAGAGCACTTTTTGGAAGATGTAGAGCTCATACCTGTTGAATCAACTGCAAAGGCTGCAATGCTTGCAAGTAAAGAGCCAAAAAGTGCGGCAATCTGCTCCAATATTGCGGCAAAACTTTACAATATTCCGGTTCTTTTTGAAAATATCGAAGATGTGCATACCAATATGACACGCTTTATAGTGCTGAGCAATTTCAAAAACCAGCCAAGCGGATTTGACAAAACTTCAATCCTTGCCAAGTTAGAGGATAAACCTGGAGCACTTGTAAGATTTTTGCAAGATTTTGACAAAGCCAATATAAACCTTACCAAGATTGAATCAAGGCCAGCTGAAGATAAAGATTTTAATTACTGGTTCTATATAGATTTTGATGGGCATGTAGATGATGCAAATGTCCAGGAAGTTTTCAAAAAGCATCCAAAAGAGATCAAATGGCTTGGAAGTTACGCCAAAGGAGATAATCAGTGAAATTCAATCCAACACTTTCGCGCCTCAAAACCTATGAAGCTGGCAAACCTATCGAGCTTGTTGTGAGAGAATTTGGTATAGAAGAGAAGGATATTATTAAGCTCGCATCTAATGAAAACCCCTATGGAGCAAGTCCAAAAGTAATAGAGGGTGTGCATGAGAATGCTCACAAAGTCTCCATCTATCCTGATGATAGTATGTATGAGCTCAAATCTGCTCTTTCTCAAAAATTTAATATATTTCCTGAAAACCTCATCATAGGAGCAGGAAGCGACCAGGTACTAGAGTTTTGTGCTAGAGCTGTGCTTGGTGAAGGTGATAATGTATTGATGAGTAAAATCACTTTTGCAATGTATGAGATCTATGCATTGCAGCAGGGTGCAAATATTGTGCGCAGCTCTTGCTATCGTCACGATCTGGATGAGTTTTATGATCTATACAAAAAGTACAACCCAGCTATCATCCATATCTGTACACCAAACAATCCAACAGGTGATGCACTTGATCGCGATTATCTCTATCAATTTTTAGAAGATGTAACAGATCCTCTTATCATTGTAGATTGTGCTTACATGGAGTATGCAGCCTATAAAGATCCAAAAAAGTCGATCGATCCAAAAGATCTGATTGGAAAATTCCCAAATGTGATCTATCTTGGTACATTTTCAAAAGCCTACGGCCTAGGGGGTATGCGCATAGGATATGGAATAGCGCAACCTCGTATTATCCAAGAGCTCTACAAACTGCGTCCACCATTTAATGTGACTACTCTCTCTTTAGTAGCTGCACAAGCGGCTCTTGAGGATGAGAAGTTTGTGCAAGAGACAATTCGCAAAAATTTTGAGCAGATGGAAAGATACGTGCAGTTTGCTTTGCGCGAAGGGCTTGAATTCATCGATAGCTATACCAATTTCATCACATATCTTTTTCCTTCACATCTCTCATCCAGGTATATTGCTGAATCTTTGCTGAAAAAAGGTGTTATTGTCAGAGATTTAACAAGTTACGGCATGAATGCCATTAGAATAACGATAGGAACAAAAGAGCAAAACGATAGAGTATTTACGCTCTTTAAAGAGGTACTAGATGGATATAAAAAATAAGAGTATCGATGAGTTAGAGGATATTGCTCAAAGTATTCGCCATAGAATATTAGAAGTTGTAAGCAAAAATGGCGGACACCTCAGCTCTACTTTGGGTGCAGTAGAACTTATTATAGCGATGCACTACGTCTTTGATGCTTCAAAAGATCCATTTATTTTTGATGTGAGTCATCAAGCCTATGCCCATAAGCTTTTGACTGATCGTTGGGACAAGTTTGATACTTTGCGGCAGTTTGGTGGTATCAGTGGTTATACGAAACCGAGTGAGAGTCCTTATGATTACTGGGTAGCAGGGCACAGCTCTACCTCTATCTCTTTAGCTGTTGGTGCAGCCAAAGCGATTGCTCTTAAAAGGGAAAATCGTATTCCTGTTGTACTCATCGGTGATGGTGCCATGAGTGCTGGAATGGTATATGAAGCGCTCAATGAGTTAGGTGATAGAAAATACCCTGTCGTCATTATTTTAAATGACAATGAGATGAGTATTGCCAAGCCGATCGGGGCGATTAGCAAGTATCTAAGCAAAAAAATGGCAAGCCCTTTTTATCAAAACATGAAAAAACGTACTGAGCAGCTTCTGCAGCATCTACCAGAATCTGCTACCTATATTGCCAAACGATTTGAAGAGTCCCTCAAGCTTATTACTCCTGGTGTGCTTTTTGAGGAATTGGGTCTAGACTATATAGGACCGGTTGATGGACATGATCTCAAAATTCTTATCGAAACCCTCACTATCGCCAAAGAGCTAGGTAAACCTGTTATTATTCATGCCCAAACTCTCAAAGGCAAGGGGTATAAAATTGCCGAAGGTTACTATGAGCACTGGCATGGTGTAGGACCATTTGATATAGCAACAGGTGAACCACTCAAAAAGAGTTCCAAACCCAATGCTACTTCAGTCTTTAGCAAAAAACTCTTAGAATTAGCGCGCCAAGATGAAAAAATTGTAGGTGTAACTGCTGCTATGCCAAGTGGAACAGGTCTAAAACCTCTTATCGAAGAGTTTCCCGATCGCTTTTGGGATGTTGGAATTGCTGAGCAGCATG is a window encoding:
- the dxs gene encoding 1-deoxy-D-xylulose-5-phosphate synthase, with amino-acid sequence MDIKNKSIDELEDIAQSIRHRILEVVSKNGGHLSSTLGAVELIIAMHYVFDASKDPFIFDVSHQAYAHKLLTDRWDKFDTLRQFGGISGYTKPSESPYDYWVAGHSSTSISLAVGAAKAIALKRENRIPVVLIGDGAMSAGMVYEALNELGDRKYPVVIILNDNEMSIAKPIGAISKYLSKKMASPFYQNMKKRTEQLLQHLPESATYIAKRFEESLKLITPGVLFEELGLDYIGPVDGHDLKILIETLTIAKELGKPVIIHAQTLKGKGYKIAEGYYEHWHGVGPFDIATGEPLKKSSKPNATSVFSKKLLELARQDEKIVGVTAAMPSGTGLKPLIEEFPDRFWDVGIAEQHAVTSMGPLAKEGFKPFVAIYSTFLQRGYDQVIHDIALMDVGVAFAIDRAGIVGEDGETHQGAFDISYLRPIPNLHLFAPRDGATLQEAVAFAANFRRPCAFRYPRGAFILDDEVFAATPFELGKAELLKEGKSEILLVGYGNGVGRAYKTLQELSVDVGLLDLRFVKPLDEELLRELSTRYKKWFVFSDGAKLGGVASAIAELGMDIEIVSFEFEDRFIPHGKIADVEEALGLTPKQLAQKIESLLAKS
- the pheA gene encoding prephenate dehydratase, with amino-acid sequence MEDKLQELRKQIDAIDDQLLELLNKRMEVVKAVGELKNRSKAPIYRPEREIEILNRLKKQNRGPLNDKAIEAIFLEIFAVSRNLERPERVAYLGPEGSFTHQAAESRFGAMSEYLPAHSIAAVFKSIEAERAKYGVVPIENSIDGVVGETLDLLGKSELKIVAEVYMPIHHSFASLEEDIKNIKKIYSKDIAFGQCRKFLQEHFLEDVELIPVESTAKAAMLASKEPKSAAICSNIAAKLYNIPVLFENIEDVHTNMTRFIVLSNFKNQPSGFDKTSILAKLEDKPGALVRFLQDFDKANINLTKIESRPAEDKDFNYWFYIDFDGHVDDANVQEVFKKHPKEIKWLGSYAKGDNQ
- a CDS encoding LptF/LptG family permease yields the protein MAKRYLAKLYSKYFLIILSALVLFFVGLDFLQAFKKLPDSANLQLLYIFYRFLHGIDILYPISLVFAMIGLKVMLIRSNELVALYALGYSKRAILAPMFLTSLVLTFIYFFLHLTSFTYANEYADNIRKYNSLQSATKELYFKYNSSYVYFDKLLPLAQEAFDIRIFETKGRNLQKIVTAKRAKFTQDHWHLFGAKIVQNFGDHIEVRRSDLNTLYGYKPKILDSVYEGKSNISLLDAIYALELFYKQKIDTQKLKAVVYYNLFYPFFAPLLMIIIFYFVPITARIASLNLFSFGAIVFTLFSWGVLYTLAKMAFNGALKPEAAILIPIGILFIVSFYFYKKF
- the lysA gene encoding diaminopimelate decarboxylase, with the translated sequence MDYKALVQKYDTPLYVYNFDIVAQNFMQIKNAFKARKSLIAYAVKANSNMSLLKHLANLGSGADCVSIGEVKRALLAGIPPYKIIFSGVGKRDDEIAEALEKDILFINVESEAELGRIEDIAKSMGKVARISIRVNPNIDPKTHPYISTGLSENKFGVEIDVAKKLYLQAKNSPYLQPVGIHFHIGSQLTELEPIKEASEKVADLVRALQKIDIDIKFFDVGGGLGIRYQDEKTIEPYDYAQAILSTLSGTNMTIVCEPGRFIVGNAGVFLTKVLYEKRTKSKRFIIVDGAMNDLLRPSLYNAYHEVVVVGKENERGSKADVVGPVCESGDFLAKERELPPTEHGDIVLVKSAGAYGFVMSSNYNTRPRPAEVALEGGKDRLIRERETFEYIIEKEIRFMV
- a CDS encoding type IV pilus twitching motility protein PilT translates to MNQSFNPSSHDFRMTKKLNRYLQELVDLGGSDLHIKANSPIYARINGDIVPLSTDTISKEDALLLAKELLRSRFNELAEQKDVDLIYSYDTKNRFRSNIFFQIDGVSAVFRVIPTEIKTIDELGLPEAVKKIADLHRGLVLVTGITGSGKSTTMAAILDEINRKRNAHIITIEDPVEFVHQNKNSIVNQRSLGQDTPSYARALRAALREDPDIIVIGEMRDLETIEMALHAAETGHLVFSTLHTLDAKETINRIISVFPSQEQNRIRIVLASVLESILSQRLVKTKDGGRAAALEILFKTERIASLIIDKSDSEISEAIEGGKIYGMQTFDQSLLDLYDKGIIDEEEALANATSKGDLKLKLKQVEATKKSADLVGEDGIIDLKL
- a CDS encoding 50S ribosomal protein L25/general stress protein Ctc, yielding MLEGIVRESTGKKATKALRRDGYLIANIYGKEFPNINAAFKKGDFIRAVRHKEKLAFPVKVGDKELEVVVQEYQKDPVTYDLLHVDLMVAQPGVVTYYMVPIKTIGTPIGLKNKGVLITSKRRIKVKGAIENIPDSITLDVSNLDVGDAILIRDIELPEGVEHMTPEHVAVVGVVKAK
- a CDS encoding transaldolase, coding for MFLEDIEFSLWVDFIEREFIHTTLKNLIEQNIVNGATSNPAIFKNAILNSPAYKEQLAKLSGDAKAKYEALAIEDIKMAADVLKPLYDKGDDGFVSIEVDPRLAYDAFGTVEEAKRLLAKIGRDNVMIKVPVTPAGCEAIEELIRDGVNVNATLIFSPKQADECLDAMERGFKSGSQSHAVLSIFVSRFDRKLDPYLAQKGLPVGRVGIMNAAKIYNMIKKRNLPHTKALFASTGVKGGNYPSHYYISELVAPRAINTAPVETIEAFVKEGDKRARLPISNEEIEKFFIQLKANGIDMKKVYDELLHEGLDAFVQAFEEILKELS
- a CDS encoding HAD-IIA family hydrolase; translated protein: MKFFIDVQGTLIDDTHRLPLPGAIEFVDALNKKAIPYVIITNNTKQLDFLEYLRTLGFEIDDQNYIDPLQILPEAMPYKRVAAYGLDQFLQTLQKLGFILEYKDPEAVLLSVKRDYTFEEFADIDEFLLLGKPLFGMHQTSLYAKGDRRYPGVGALAAMFSFATGVQPQFIGKPSEYFFKKALEKIGAKNFKEITIISDDVQGDLMGAAKLGMRSVFVLSGKYKRAEEILPKLGFTPDLVCRDIAEAGKKLGVL
- the hisC gene encoding histidinol-phosphate transaminase — its product is MKFNPTLSRLKTYEAGKPIELVVREFGIEEKDIIKLASNENPYGASPKVIEGVHENAHKVSIYPDDSMYELKSALSQKFNIFPENLIIGAGSDQVLEFCARAVLGEGDNVLMSKITFAMYEIYALQQGANIVRSSCYRHDLDEFYDLYKKYNPAIIHICTPNNPTGDALDRDYLYQFLEDVTDPLIIVDCAYMEYAAYKDPKKSIDPKDLIGKFPNVIYLGTFSKAYGLGGMRIGYGIAQPRIIQELYKLRPPFNVTTLSLVAAQAALEDEKFVQETIRKNFEQMERYVQFALREGLEFIDSYTNFITYLFPSHLSSRYIAESLLKKGVIVRDLTSYGMNAIRITIGTKEQNDRVFTLFKEVLDGYKK
- the pth gene encoding aminoacyl-tRNA hydrolase codes for the protein MFLIVGLGNPGKKYEKNRHNVGFMVVDILIDRLSPQSISKQTFKGELFKAGEILLLKPATYMNLSGESVQAVKNFYKIDLDHTIVIHDDLDLGLGAIRIKKGGGHGGHNGLKSIDAAIGKEYIRIRFGIGRPERKEEVIHYVLSDFSSQELSCIQEPLQKAADAAIELTRKPLEVVRSQYSQKPPSCD